The nucleotide sequence CATCGCGCAGAAATGGGTAGAGATGGGGGGTGCGGATGTTTGAGAAGATGTTTGAATCCGGCCTCTGGAACAGCCGCCTTTTTACCCTCTTTGCCGTTGTTTTTTCGCTGATCGGCGCGATCATCCTCTTCGTTGTGGCCAGCCTCGACATCTGGAATGTCCTGGTCATGGTGTGGGACGTTGTCGCACACCACGCCCACCCGGAGCACCTGCATGAAGATGTCGTGGCGAACATCATCGGCGCCATCGACCTCTATCTTATTGCCATCGTACTGCTGATCTTCAGCCTCGGGGTCTACGAACTCTTCGTCTCCAAGATCGATGCGGCCGAAGATGGGGACGGCAAAAGCTCCTCGGTGCTGCAGATCCACTCCCTCGACCAGCTCAAAGACAAGATCGCCAAGGTCATCGTCATGGTCCTCGTCGTCAACTTCTTCCAGCGCGTCCTGCACACCCAGTTCAACGGGGCGCTGGAGATGCTCTACTTCTCGGGGTCGATCCTGCTGCTGGCGCTCGCCCTCTATTTTCTGCATAAAGGCGATCAGCACTGATCGCCCGCAAAATCCAACACCCATAGGAATATAAATGAGTAAAATTTTCGTCGATGCCTGCCTCGGAAAAGAGACACCGTATACCCCGGTCTGGATGATGCGCCAAGCCGGCCGCTACCTGCCCGAATACATGGAAGTCCGTGCCAAAGCAGGCAGCTTTCTGAATCTCTGCCACGATCCGGAAAAAGCGGCGGAGGTTACGCTCCAGCCCCTTGACATCGTCGGCGTCGACGCGGCGATCCTCTTCAGCGACATTCTCGTTATTCCCGATGAAATGGGTATGGACCTCTCCTTCGTCAAAGGTGAAGGGCCGAAATTCAGCGACCCGATCGAAACGCAGGCAGACGTTGACCGTCTCCTCGGCGGCGAGGAAGCAGCGGACAAGCTCACCTACGTCTATGACACCATCAAACTGCTGCGCAAGCAGCTCGACGCGCGCGGCGACGAAAAGGCGCTGATCGGTTTTACCGGTGCCCCGTGGACCCTGGCAACCTACATGATCGAAGGCCAGGGAACAAAGACGTACAACATCTGCAAGAAGATGATGTACTCCAACCCCGAACTGCTGCACAGCGTCCTTAAAAAGGTCACCGAGGTCGTCAAGTACTACATGGAGAAACAGATCCAGAGCGGCGTCGACGTCGTGCAGATCTTCGACTCCTGGGCCGCGGCGATCGAACCGGGCAAATACGACGAGTTCTCCTGGCAGTACATGGTCGAGATCGCCGAGTACCTTAAAGCGAAGTACCCGCACATCCCGGTCATCATGTTCCCCAAAGGGATCGCGGCCTTCATCGAACGCGGTCTCGTCTACGGCAACTTTGACGTCAT is from Sulfurimonas sp. HSL-1656 and encodes:
- a CDS encoding YqhA family protein, with protein sequence MFEKMFESGLWNSRLFTLFAVVFSLIGAIILFVVASLDIWNVLVMVWDVVAHHAHPEHLHEDVVANIIGAIDLYLIAIVLLIFSLGVYELFVSKIDAAEDGDGKSSSVLQIHSLDQLKDKIAKVIVMVLVVNFFQRVLHTQFNGALEMLYFSGSILLLALALYFLHKGDQH
- the hemE gene encoding uroporphyrinogen decarboxylase, giving the protein MSKIFVDACLGKETPYTPVWMMRQAGRYLPEYMEVRAKAGSFLNLCHDPEKAAEVTLQPLDIVGVDAAILFSDILVIPDEMGMDLSFVKGEGPKFSDPIETQADVDRLLGGEEAADKLTYVYDTIKLLRKQLDARGDEKALIGFTGAPWTLATYMIEGQGTKTYNICKKMMYSNPELLHSVLKKVTEVVKYYMEKQIQSGVDVVQIFDSWAAAIEPGKYDEFSWQYMVEIAEYLKAKYPHIPVIMFPKGIAAFIERGLVYGNFDVMGIDWGTPMALAKEKLGDKYVLQGNMEPCRLYSKEATTACIEVIQKTMGGKRHIFNLGHGILPDVPVENAIHFVNECHRVSTKA